The segment TCGTGGTCTTTAGTATATTTTAATTCAGTTGGGATATTCATAATTAGTAAATTTTAATGGTGCAAAAGTACAACATTTGTTGTACAATAATTCTATTGTGCCAATGTAAATCTCACACTAAAACCTCCATTTGTAACAGCAGAGGGGAAGCTATTTGAAACATATGGATTAGTCATGACTTTATCGAAGAATAGGCGCAAGTTAAATCGGCTACTTACCACATAATCAGCAGTAAATTTCAATGATAGCACGCTATTTCCGCCTGTTATTTCCTCTAAATTTTCTTCAAGTTTTCGGATGACTACTTTATTTGAACGTATTGAAAAATCTAACTTTAAATCCAGGTCAGAGCTAATCTTTTTAGACCTTCCTGCTGCCTTCACATTAAATGCTAGTTCTTTAATTCTATAGCCCGTTCCAATTATCAATTCGTTAGAAGCTCTTTCGGTAAGTTGGTTATTACTCAATCCAAGATTAAGCGTTCGTTCCTTTTTAATTTCAAAACGAGCCATCAAACTATTTTTAAAGGTCATGTCCACTTTAATTAGTGGATTTAGGCTTTCTCTTAGTGTAACTTGATTAATCTCATACTTTTCGAAGTAATTCGAGGTCGCTTCATTCACTTTATTAGGCCAATCTTCAAATCCTTGCTCATAATCTAAACTTGTAACATAATTTCCAACGCTATAAGTCGATTGATAGGAATGGCTGAGGATAATATTATTCAAACGTTTTTTAATCCAATTTACATTTCTTAATCCGTCAAAATTTATCCTCCAATTTGGTATTGGAATATTTGGAAATTTATTCAAGCTAACCGTAGATGGATTTTTGCCGGCATAAGCTGCTAAAAATGCAGGAATTAAAACCTCTTGAGAGGAACTCTGATAACCCAACGGAAAACCAGTGCTATCAACAATTGAATTATCATAAGGGTTTTCATTTGCTAGCCTATTAGCAATAATAATTCTATTGTTTCTAAAGTCTTGGAAGGTCTGGTTAGAATGGTCTTCAGCATCACGAATAAAGGCTGTATTCCAACTTATGAATGAGATACTATGACTTCCATTTTCAACGGTGTTGAAAGATTGATAATCATTAGTCAAATCATCATATCTAAATATCTCTTGAGAGTTAATGGTTTTTGTTCTATTAGCAGTCAGCTCTATTCTAAAGCCTTTTGCCGGTTCGAGCGTTCCTCTTAAATTTACTGTTTCACTATTAGTAAGCCTAAAGAACTGGTTTAAATCCGTTCGGTTGGTCAACCAGCCTCCTTGAGTACTTAACTCCCTGATGTCTATGTCCTGACTGCCCAATGCAAATGGTATCCCTGGCGCCATTGCGTCCCAGTCTTGACCAAAGAAATGAGGTTTTTTGGTGAAACCTGGCATTACTATTCCCTGATTTTGTCTATAGGAAACGGAGACATTTCTTACGAGCATAGTGGTTCTCAATAAGGTGTTTAATACATCTTTAATTGAGGTTTTTACCGTATCCTGAGCTTCATTTGGTAATTGTATAACGTTTGCAGAAGTTCGAGAGGTTCGACGGGGACTAGGCTTATTTAATTTTTTAAGGAAAGGTACTTTGTTGTATAACTGAGTGAAGTTAAAGGTTGTGTTAATCTGTTTATTATTGCTATTTTGTATGGTATTCCCTAAACTTTGAATACTCAAAGGTGCTGAAAGCCAATCATAGTTTGCTGTGTATTTAGCATTCATATTTATCCAAGATGTTAACGGAAACTTGGATAATGGCACATTGTATGTAGCATTTACAGAATGATGGTACAATGTTGGACGACCAAAATTGAGGATGTTATTCCAAACTGAATCTCTTTTAACAGAGTAATATGGGTCGGACTTTGCTAAATCGCCAAGGGGCTCGTCTATACTAGCAGTATTTCTGACCTTAAACTCTGTTTTTAAAGTACGCGTTAAATCATATTTAATGCTATAATTTCTATTCCATACAAACGCTTTATTATAGAATGGTGATAGGATAAAATCTGGATTGTTTAGATTTCTAAACTGTGTCTTATTGTAGTATCTGTCCAAATCTGTTTGGAAGCTTATTGATTTAGGCAAAGTGTAGAAGTTGAAATCTCTAATTAGAGCAAAGTATTTGTTTTTAAACAACTTCACTTTTTGGAAAGGCTTAATATTCTTTGGTTTCGAAGAATAGCTATAATTCAAAGCTAATTTTGAGGTTACCGTAGTACGTTCTTTAAGGCTGGAATTTCTTGAAAAGGTCTCATTTCTTGAATATGTAGTTGAGAAGTTTTCTAAATCATAAATTCTACTCTTTTTGGATGTGGAATTAGATTTATTTTTTCTGACGTTCGTAAAGTTTATTGACTTTCGCTTTGTAAGGTCTTGTGCAATTTCTTTAAGCTCATCTTTTTCCTCTTTAGTTTCTAATTCATCCAAAGAAGCTTTTAGTGTTATGTCAGGGTCAAGAGGATTGTATTGAGGGTTTTGAATAGACTCCGATACCCCAATATACATTGGCACTTTTATATTGGCTTTTTGCCCAAAGAAATTACCAAGTGCAAAGGATGATGAAAAGTCGTATTGGTAAGCATCATACTTTTGTCGTGCAGTGAGACTTTGGTCAATTGTACCGAAGCCAATAGTACTCATGCTTCCGGTAAGATTCACATTTGCAAAGTCCGCTAATCGAGCATTAATACGTCCATTGGCCGCATAACCACCTCTTTCGTCAAAGTCAGTTAACCTTAACTCGTTCAGCCACACTTCACCACATTTTGTAGAGCCATCATCAAAACTTGAAGAGTTAGGCTGACCTTTTTTAGGGTTACGAATACCCAACATTATAGTTTTTACTTTACTCAAGTTTGGATTTCCTACAACGGTAATCTGTGAGCCAGCTCTAGAAAATGGGTCTGTAGTACTTGAATGGTCACCATCTCTTACGGCTTTATTTCGCAGTTTCTTCTCATCTAGTAATTCTTCAAAAGCAATATTTAGCTCGTTTGCAGTAGGCCAAATTAACTCGTCATCCAGTTTTGAAACACCCCACGGGGTTACTTTTAAAGGAATCTCATATTCGTAATAGTTATCATTAAAATCTGTTCCTAATCGAATGAATAATGATAAATCGTCGTCGGCTAAATCCAACTCATTTTCTCCAGAAGCTTCGGCATGAACATACATTTTTAGACGTTTATACGTTCTGAAGTCGTTGTTAAATGTTTTGTAAGCTGCTCTAGAGTCTCCGTCCTCCAAATCACAAACTTTAAGTACTAATGACTGTTCGTTCTGCCTTCTTACATAAGTTGTAGTATTATCCACCTCTTGTTCAATTCCAGGAGGTAACACATATGGAATTGGAACTCTCTCTCCATTCTCCTCAATATTCACTACTGACACATCAAATGAAGTGTTGGAAACATTATCATTTGGCACGTATTCCCCTTCAGTTTTAAGGTCAAAATTGTAACGCCTCCACTCCCCACGAACTAATTCTAAGGTAGCAAATCGTAATACAACAGGCTCTTCAAAATCTTTTAGCATCATTCGAATAAATCGAATGGATTTGAAATCTCTAATTGACCCAACAACTTTATCTGCTTGTTGAACTGGAACTTTGAACTGATACCACTTTATCACTCTGTTGCCATTTGGTGTTTTGGCAACAGATTCTTGTATATCGGTAATGTAACTTTCTCCTACTTGCATATTCGGAAAAATAGGAATGTTGTAGTGGTAATAGCTTTCTGACTCATTAAGCGTATTATCAAAATTTATGTCTTCCGTATTTGGTATTGTAGTTGACATTGTTGGCGTGGGATTTGGAATGGCAGAGTTTCCGTCAATTCCTGAAAAATACTTGTACCTATTTAATATGGAAGCTCTTTGATCGTCTAAATCATCCCCTAAAAAGTAGTTGTAATTATCTGAAGAAGGGTCTTCTATTGCTAAATTGTAGGCTTGACTAGTTGTCCCATAAATATTGCCTATTTTTTGAATGTATGCGGTATCAAAAAATGCTCGTTCATCCACATCTCTCAAACCGTCAAGACCAACATCTTGAAATTCTCTCGACTCTGCATCAACATCAAAAGAGTTGGTTAAAGCAAAAGTAGTTGGCATTCTTCCCCATACACTGCTAGTATCATCTACATTTAATAAGTCTGTTGAAGAAGGCAGTCCATTTTCAAAACTTTTAAATCCGTCTCTAAGTACATCTTCTGAAACATTACCTAAATTAAGCATAATTGTACCACCATTCTGATTATCAGAATCATCATTGAAAGGATCCATTAGCCAAAACTCAACAAACTCAATGTTTTGTGTTTCGAAGTCAGTAGTTTCAAGTTTTCTCATTATCCCTGCCCAACGTTGTTCTGGATTTAGCAATAGACCTGAAGTCGTAATATTTTCAGTATCGTAATTGTATGGACCTCTTTCATTTGGATCAAAATAAAGATTCAGTACTGGTAAGTTTGAAACTTGGGTAGCATACTGTGGGTCTTTATTTGGAAAAACTTCCTTTTCTAAAACCTCTCTTACATTATGGTCAGATAATTGATTATCATCATTGGCAATATGAGAAGGTGTTGTGCTTGAGTTTCTATAAAAAGTAGGATCAATATTGTACCAAGAAAGTAAGGCTCTATTAGCTCCAGTATTGATATTTCCCAAACGTGGTGCTTGATTTTCAAGCATTGATTCTGGAAAAATATTTGGGTCATTTGGCAAACTCGCTAAAAACCAAGCGCCTGGATTTTTAATGTCAATGCCTGTGCTACTCGCTTCAAAATCATCAATGTAGGCTGTACCAGACTCTCCAATTGCTCTTTGATGTCCAGGAATAAGGTGAGCAAATTCACCTTGAGCTGTGAGTGTTGATTTCTCTTTGGTTTCTAGAATTGGCAAAAAGTCAACAATCTTTGTAAGAAGGCTTGACTCTCTTCTATATGTCCCGTCTAATCCCCAAATGGTATTTGAAATAGGCTCGTCTCCAGTATTTACTTTTTTAGAATACGGCTTTTCGGTAAGGTTCAAGATGGTTCCTCCCAACATAAAGTCGTCGGAAATGCGATAATCAACATGTGTTCCTACTAAGGTTTTTTGCTGAAGTCCAAGGGAATTGCTTTCAACCGCAATTCGTATAGGTGTCCCTGAAAGTAAAATACCTTCGTTAATAATATTGACTTTACCCATTGAGTAATTTACGGTAAAGTCTATTCCTTCTTCAAGGCGAAGTCCGCCAGCAGTTACAACGACTGAGCCTTGCTCTATAGAAAATACACCCAAATATATTTCAGCACCAGACTCGGACTGATAACTTCCTTTCAACCTAAATTTATTGTACTCTGGAAATTGCTGAGCGATGGTTAAAGTAGAATCATACAATTCATCATACACATACTGATTTGCTATATCGTTATTATCAAACTTATCTCTCAAATCATCTCCAAAAGGTTCTAGAATTGGAAATATAATCTTTCCGTTAGAAGTCAAAATAGTCGTGCCTGGTAAAAAATCAAAAATACCATCGGCACGCCTCTCTTGTTGGACGTCCAATTGATCCAGCGATAAAAGATTAATAAGCGGTTTGTTTTCTAAACCATCCTCAGGAATATAATTCGTAATCGTACCATTATCTCGAGTATTTTCAAATACAACATCCAAGTAAAATTCTTTTGCACTGATATTATACGCCCCTAAGGAATAGATGTTTTTCATCATCAAATCCCAGTTGGGTAAGAGTGGAGAAAAGCTTAGGTTTTTTAACAATTTAACGTAAAGAGAACTAGGGGCAGATGGACCGTTTGAACTAAATTCACCAACTT is part of the Flavobacteriales bacterium genome and harbors:
- the sprA gene encoding cell surface protein SprA is translated as MAQSNSLFSQSQSDSLIFDLPESEPWESPLDEPSSGFYFSNPTFLQPTIEYDPESKLYNIEHENNGLRLSNSSYLTFDEYNDYNIRKSISEYWKEKTSSPKLNGENQNKGPLSIDIGGEIFDKIFGNSTVDIRPQGSAELIFSVKHNKTQNNALPLDRQSNTSFDFKQKIQMNVIGKIGDKLQLNTNYNTEAIFDFDNKIKLEYEGEEDEIIKKIEIGNVGLPLNGTLISGSQSLLGLKTQLQFGRATVTTIISQQKSNSKVIDVEGGAQTTEFDIYADQYEANKHFFLSHYFRSQYNEAMSNLPFISSPINITKIEVWVTNKTGTVENNRNLLAFLDLGESASEMYNTTLFSDNADQSFPDNDNNTLYQQMLSEGINLRNINQVNSIFNTTNYPNFLGSQDYEKLERARLLSPTEYSFHPQLGYISLNSVIGPDEVLAVAFQYTVGNEIYQVGEFSSNGPSAPSSLYVKLLKNLSFSPLLPNWDLMMKNIYSLGAYNISAKEFYLDVVFENTRDNGTITNYIPEDGLENKPLINLLSLDQLDVQQERRADGIFDFLPGTTILTSNGKIIFPILEPFGDDLRDKFDNNDIANQYVYDELYDSTLTIAQQFPEYNKFRLKGSYQSESGAEIYLGVFSIEQGSVVVTAGGLRLEEGIDFTVNYSMGKVNIINEGILLSGTPIRIAVESNSLGLQQKTLVGTHVDYRISDDFMLGGTILNLTEKPYSKKVNTGDEPISNTIWGLDGTYRRESSLLTKIVDFLPILETKEKSTLTAQGEFAHLIPGHQRAIGESGTAYIDDFEASSTGIDIKNPGAWFLASLPNDPNIFPESMLENQAPRLGNINTGANRALLSWYNIDPTFYRNSSTTPSHIANDDNQLSDHNVREVLEKEVFPNKDPQYATQVSNLPVLNLYFDPNERGPYNYDTENITTSGLLLNPEQRWAGIMRKLETTDFETQNIEFVEFWLMDPFNDDSDNQNGGTIMLNLGNVSEDVLRDGFKSFENGLPSSTDLLNVDDTSSVWGRMPTTFALTNSFDVDAESREFQDVGLDGLRDVDERAFFDTAYIQKIGNIYGTTSQAYNLAIEDPSSDNYNYFLGDDLDDQRASILNRYKYFSGIDGNSAIPNPTPTMSTTIPNTEDINFDNTLNESESYYHYNIPIFPNMQVGESYITDIQESVAKTPNGNRVIKWYQFKVPVQQADKVVGSIRDFKSIRFIRMMLKDFEEPVVLRFATLELVRGEWRRYNFDLKTEGEYVPNDNVSNTSFDVSVVNIEENGERVPIPYVLPPGIEQEVDNTTTYVRRQNEQSLVLKVCDLEDGDSRAAYKTFNNDFRTYKRLKMYVHAEASGENELDLADDDLSLFIRLGTDFNDNYYEYEIPLKVTPWGVSKLDDELIWPTANELNIAFEELLDEKKLRNKAVRDGDHSSTTDPFSRAGSQITVVGNPNLSKVKTIMLGIRNPKKGQPNSSSFDDGSTKCGEVWLNELRLTDFDERGGYAANGRINARLADFANVNLTGSMSTIGFGTIDQSLTARQKYDAYQYDFSSSFALGNFFGQKANIKVPMYIGVSESIQNPQYNPLDPDITLKASLDELETKEEKDELKEIAQDLTKRKSINFTNVRKNKSNSTSKKSRIYDLENFSTTYSRNETFSRNSSLKERTTVTSKLALNYSYSSKPKNIKPFQKVKLFKNKYFALIRDFNFYTLPKSISFQTDLDRYYNKTQFRNLNNPDFILSPFYNKAFVWNRNYSIKYDLTRTLKTEFKVRNTASIDEPLGDLAKSDPYYSVKRDSVWNNILNFGRPTLYHHSVNATYNVPLSKFPLTSWINMNAKYTANYDWLSAPLSIQSLGNTIQNSNNKQINTTFNFTQLYNKVPFLKKLNKPSPRRTSRTSANVIQLPNEAQDTVKTSIKDVLNTLLRTTMLVRNVSVSYRQNQGIVMPGFTKKPHFFGQDWDAMAPGIPFALGSQDIDIRELSTQGGWLTNRTDLNQFFRLTNSETVNLRGTLEPAKGFRIELTANRTKTINSQEIFRYDDLTNDYQSFNTVENGSHSISFISWNTAFIRDAEDHSNQTFQDFRNNRIIIANRLANENPYDNSIVDSTGFPLGYQSSSQEVLIPAFLAAYAGKNPSTVSLNKFPNIPIPNWRINFDGLRNVNWIKKRLNNIILSHSYQSTYSVGNYVTSLDYEQGFEDWPNKVNEATSNYFEKYEINQVTLRESLNPLIKVDMTFKNSLMARFEIKKERTLNLGLSNNQLTERASNELIIGTGYRIKELAFNVKAAGRSKKISSDLDLKLDFSIRSNKVVIRKLEENLEEITGGNSVLSLKFTADYVVSSRFNLRLFFDKVMTNPYVSNSFPSAVTNGGFSVRFTLAQ